The following is a genomic window from Branchiostoma lanceolatum isolate klBraLanc5 chromosome 10, klBraLanc5.hap2, whole genome shotgun sequence.
TTAGAAGGAATAGGTCCAGGGTTTGATCATGATGATCTCAcaggccccgatgttgtgtccttagtAAAAAAGGCACCTTACATGACATTCCTACTTTGGTGGTGGATTGACACCAAATGAACCTCTCGGCTAATCTGTCCAAAGTgtgcaaaaaacacacacacatttggaGCCCAAATGTGCCAAGATCTGTACATTTGTCACCGCCAAGAGCCATATCTTTCCCCCTTTTTATTGTGTATGTGAAGGTAAGTAGTTCACCTGATAATCTTTGCGGTTAACATTTGGAACATCCATGTTGTGGGTGGAAAGGCACACATCCTCATACTTATTCCCAGTAAAGATGTCGATTCCTGTTATGTGAACcttaaacaaacaagaaaatgatttttaacacatGCACAGGATAGAGTCAAAGCATACACATGAAATaagcacataccaaatacatgtaaccgTTATCAGAACAATCCAGCCACAGCTTACAGAGTAATGCATGCGcaattcactcacacacacgttCACAAACTAACACACACAAGTAcccaaacttacacacacacgtacacaaacttacacacacacgaacaaacACACAGGATCAAACGcaaacatcatcaaacacacacaaacatgacaCGCAAACATACAATAAAACATAACTTTTTGGGTAATAATGCTTCACATTAAAAATTTTGTAGTTTCCTACCTTGGCATGGCCGTGCTTATCAGTCTCGGACGTGCTCATTTCCACGATTTTGCAGGGATGGTTCTTCAGCATCACGTGACCGTTCTTACGCAGAGCGGAGCACTGCTGCGGGAAGGTTTGAGAAGCACCAGATTCGGCAACATCAAAATCTCCGTCAAGGTCTGCCATTGTTGTACTGGGTCAGCTGTTAAAAGTGGGAAAAAGGGAGGTGAATAAAGGGCTTTCAAATTTCACCCCTACTGTTATTCATTCTCAGGTATCAATAGTTAGATCCCGTTCATAACATGATTTGCAAATCGGGATTCACCCAGGCATGGGACTGATCGCGTTTTGATCCGCAAAAACTCCAGCATTCCATGGATCGGGATTACCCCCCTTCTTGTAGCCGAATTTGGGTCGTCCATAACTGTTTTCACGCTGGAAATCTTTTATGAAGCACACTTTCGATTATGACAACATGCACTGTGCACCTGCAAAGTAAATTTCCCTAACAGTGACAGCTGACCCAAAAAAGTGTATTGAGCTTTTAAAAGTTGTCTAAATGCTCCCCAAAAGTTGTCACTTTTCTGTCCAAATTTGCCCAAGGGCAGAATACATGTTGCAACCTGCAGTGCCCTAGTGCTCATGCTGTTTATGATGCAGCTGTAAACATAGTTCCTTATTGCGCGGCGTCACATACGCTTAAGGTAGAACCTAACATTACACCGGTAATGCCTAAAGTGTTTGGTAAGATGCTCAATCTGAAAGAGCATGGGCATTTCCATGGAAAAATGATTTTGTAATGTGACTATTTGCTTATAatatgaaactagagttccacgaactcatatcttcgccgaataagcaagggtttctataaagagtACAGAGAGCAATTTAaaaatctattatgtttataGATGTTACCTCATATATTAATTTGAGTCTATCTTGGGAAATGAACAGATAGGAAATGTATATTACAAGCAATGCCTTGGTAAGTATTGCTGTCGCTAGAAGAGCGTTCGGATTATATGTACCAAGGGTTAACATGTTAAAAATGTAGCTTTGTGTATATGTCTTTACTAAGCTTGGATTTTAAAACAGATTCTAAAATTTggaccaatatatatatatatatatatatatatatatatataaatttctgtatcgcaatgcaaacattcttcagagatctagaatttgtacagtaaatgtattcccacctgtgaggcacaaatcgcacgacaatgttagagatatcttagtGATGATCCGCAACGGTATTACCtctgcatgaaatgaagtagaACCTGTCGCTCTGGAGCTTACTTACtgtgagtcacctctgacaagggcaggggtgccaaagaattcatacgaatgtAAAACCCTTTACCGGTATGCcgggctagcctctaccaggctccgtcctatcgttgggaaaatagtagaaatcagccgaggtgctccgctatacagggtaggtccgctatacagtgaagctccattatccgtccatcgataatggagcttcactgtatagcggacctaccctgtatagcggagcacctcggctgatttctactattttcccaacgataggacggagcctggtagaggctaatgccGGGCAGGGACAGCTAGAATTTGCACTGTTCATATGTCCTACCTGTGAGAAAATGGAGGAAAATCTTTGGGACCGCGTAGTGTTGATTCGCTTTGGAGTCACAAATGTGCCTAAAGGACCGACAAATACTACTCGTACCTGTCAATCCAGTCACTGTCAATGAACAATGTTGCGATGACCTCTGACATGGGCGGGGCTACAGATATTGCAAATTAAACACTACATGTGCCGTCATTAACCGACTTTAACTaaacctacattctcctgcattttcatAACAACATTGAAAATAAGGGATAAGAATCCAAAATTATTATAACTGTATTTAACGTTTGCTGTTGCTGCGTTACGCCCAATGCGTGTATTTGTTATGATCAGTGCTTTCTCCTGTAGGGTAAAATGTACGATAAAGATCTTCATTCGACTCACTGTCTAATGAGTTACTGTCACGTACATATTGTTGAAATGAGAAAGCCTACGTCTGACATGGGTGGGGCAAGAAATAACTAAGCAGCAGACCATACCATGTTATTACTGAGATCGTACAAATTTATACTAGATATAGATGTTCATGCGTTTTGATAGCCAAATTATATAACTAAACAAATTTTCACCATAATAAAACAGCGAGAAGAAGCCGGAATTTCTACAATTGTATGAAACGTTTGTTGTTGCTGGGATCCGTGGTAAGCTCGATGCTTTGTCCAGGTGGGGTCAATGTACGATAAAGGTATTCATTCGAATCACCAATTCTCTTCACCACAAAGGCACACAGAAGCAAGGTCATCTACCATTGTGTATCTTAATCATCTTTGAATACGACCGCCCAAGCTTGGTTGATAGTTTCAATGGACGTATTTTCCCAGTCAACCATCAAGTAGGCGCAAAATTTGAACGTATAGCAGTCTTTGTGATTGAAGGCTGAAAAGTACTTGAGGACCTTTTGGGTGTACAAATATGCTAGATGGAGTTGAGTATGGGCCTTGATTTTGGAGAGTTCGGTGCACGTGTCACGGTGTCCGATCAAGGATAAGACGATATAAGGACAAAGTTGCATCAATAGGTTTTGATCcgcttgtttgaaaaaaaattcggCATTTCAGAAGGTTTTCTATATACTCAGCTCTCCGCTCTCCACAAAACAAGGCGAGTGTTTGCGAGAATCATCtaaccgcgcataggagccgctccACCGGTTTCGGGAACCTTGTTTCAAAATCGGCAACACGTACATATGAAAATTTctggtacatttacatgtaccgaGTTATGTTCATCTGCAGTTACTGTATCTTATTCTACAGCAACGTCTGGTTCGGTATGATTTTAAGTGCGGTGTTTGCGTTACGTTAGGCCGGCATTCCGGCACTGGGACGAAAATTGTTGGCATCTTTAACTGCACTTGCAAGAAATTCTTTGATTGTAATATGCTTTTAGAAGTGTTCTTGTATACGTCGTAGTTGTAACTGTTAGAGCAATAGCTTCTAGTTATGACTTCCTGGGTAAGAGAATGCTGAACCATCAATGCCATTGAAAGTTGAGGGAAGATCACCAGTCAGAATGGAGGTGTGCGGCTTACAGGAGGTCTTATAGCTTGAACAAAGCTTTATGCATGTATCACTTTGTTTGACGGCAAACCAAATTGTTAAACCTGAACAGTCTTGTGGCTTGTATGATAGTGATGTTGGTTCACAGTTGTTATGAAGACATCCACAATGTTTGAGATAACAATCACTTTGTGTGTACCTGTCAGGTCAGAAATGATTCTAATATGTCTTGTGACCATTTTCTGCATGTAAACCTCCTGATGCATTTTCAATTATAGAACTGTGACATGTGTAGAAGTGCACTGTCAAAAGCAAGGTTCTATAACTATAAGTATAAGCTTGTGAAGAAAAAACAGATTCTGAAAGAGTGGATTTCTGTTTTAGgcaagatttttttaaatgatttttaaaaatctttattcaacagaataaaagaacataaacAAAGCCAACTGTATTACATGATAACATTAGAGTAATAAaagtacacacgcacacatgctagtatttgaatacattttgaaGTTCGCCCCATTTTCTATAGTGACTacttgtttctttttcctgACACTTGAAATTATCAACAAATGGGATAAATCTATGCAACGAAATACTACACGACTcacgatttaaaaaaatgtatacctTACCCAGAAGAATAATAAGATTACACACTATCGGCACAGATTCAGAATGATCCCCCAACAGAATATTCATTGGATTATTGACATTGAGATAAAGCCCTAATGTTTTGTTTAACCATCCTTGTACGCTCCGCCAAAATTCAACCACCTTTCCACAGTCATAGAAAAGGTGTTTTATTTTACTGTTTCTTCCTCTTTTTTTACAAAGGGCACATAATGGAGAGTCTTTCACTTTGCAGATGTGTAATAATCTATTTGTTGCTAAAAATTTGTGTACTAATTTGAATTGAAAGATTCTGGTCGGGGGATCGATTGTTAGTTTATATATGAGGAGaaaaacttccttccaaggtaCAATGTCGTTCAGTTGGTCTTCCCAGTAAGTCATTACTAGTATGTTCCTACTAGTAGGGTGATCAATCAAACGGTTCTTTTCTTAAAAGAACTTATAcacttttttgttgattttaacACCTCTTATCCACTCATAATTTTGTAACATAGGTCTGCATACTTGTACATCGCTACAATTCCTTAcattacaacatttcaatcgACGGTACTGGGAGACAGCTGATATCAATCTattataacaaggaggtttaattctGTGTAAGACGGCACTTTTCCTTCTGCATCTAAAATATCATGTACAAACAGAATACCCTGATCCAGCATGTCCCTCCATAAGAATGGTTTATCATCAATCTTAAAGTGACAACTATACCACAGAACATGGGACAAACTATTTTCAGGAAGGTTAAACTGGAATGATAGCCACGAGGACAATAAATCTAAGAAAAATACACTTACACCAGGGAGCTCATGCTTCAGAAACGTGACAATTTTCAATTTGTCATCACCGACTTGCAGTAGTCCATGGGAATGTGTGGAGCACGGGCTCTGCCACAAATTGCTTCAAATTGCTGCCACAAATTGCTTTCCATGGTGTGGAGCGAGGTTCACCCATACTTAACTCGTTTGGCTTTTGATACCAATGACCATTTCAGTATCACAAGCCTTCAAAACCGTGACCTGCAAGACAGAAACAAGTTTGCTTTACTAAAGAGACAAACTGACATGCAGGTACCATACTGTCGTCGTCATACTGAACCGTTCAAATGAGAATAGAAATCTATAGAAAGCAAAAGGCATTTATGACTGCCTTGGAAatttgttgaaaacattttatttacttttcaaactataaaaaaacatgtatgacTACAAAACATAAATAAGATCCAGGAAACAGTCAAGATGGATTGTATAGATACACGAACAAAACTGATGAAAAGACGAACCAGAACCCCCTACAAACTGTTCCACAATTCTTTCATATCAAACTATTTTACTGAGAGGTTAACTTCATATTACCTGTCCTTTTTGTTTAATATATTATAACccaaatcaaccaatcaataaataatataacattacataataaaatatacaacaatttaTCAACAAAGTTTTACATTTATGACAATATCTATGAGAGACAAGTGGAAGAATCTAGAACAGGACTTACATTAAAGGTCTCTCCCTTCTCAAATTTAGACATGATTTTTTTGCCCAGGTCATTATTGGGCACTTTTAGATCTTCACGTTGATCTCCGTTATCGTCCATTAGAGACATGTAGCTGTCATCGATATTATTCAGCTGGAACAACAGATAGGCCAGGGGTCACGTAAAAACATCTCAAACATGTGTTCATCATTTCCCACCATTTCATAATGTGGAAGAGTagcaatagactgatcctgactacACATCACAATTAGCAATTTAACCAATGATCGggtggctgcatgtccatcaaatacaTTTCTAATTTGGATTTCGACGGAGGTGGGAAGGGCCATGGGATCAGTCTATTTCTCATCATCCCCAGTTTACTTTTTCTTTCTACCTGTGATAGTAGTAGTATAGCAGAGATACATAAACACCAATTTACTCCCTTGTGTGCACACTAACTTTTGTGTTCAGAACTTCAGTGCACCAAAGTGAGTGTTGCGGTtccaactgcacatgtgcaagGTCAAAAGTGAGGGcctctaacttgtaaacagttcttgtctagaccatgctttttttgtggcatcgtggGGTGCATTCGGGAGGgtgctttacacgactttcctaactccacccaggtgtaaatgggtacctgacttcggttggggaaggtcgtattgagttCACCTGCTgccgccgaatggcagtcgcctagacccttgcaacagttccacaaagtgcaagtgtggagcaatatgtatctgttgtgtattatgtgactgtaaaccctgcagcaattcagcactggctgccattgcaccggtaattTCTGGCCAATAAAccatgtccagatgtgttttgtttttgtctcaggGAACTTTTGACATATGACCCACGATGAATCACAGTAAGCATGCGCAGTTAAAaccgtgaaccagcttattgcAAGCTGTCAGAAACTTggacaaaaaaatacataatcagACTGCTGTTCTTACCCTGCTCCAAAGTTTTCAGTCACTTTTGAACCTGCAAACTTGCTTACATTTCTTCTGACAatctgaatttttctttttcttcaaactgTAGGCATTTTGGCCGGATTGTGTGACTTCTGTTTGGTGTAAATTCTGCGTAGCGGTTAGAGCGTTGGGGGTTAGAAGGAATAGGTCCAGGGTTTGATGATCTGAcaggccccgatgttgtgtccttgggaaaggcacctaaCATGACATTCCGACTTTGGTGGTGGATTGACACCAAATGAACCGCTCGGCTAATCTGTCCAAAGTgtgcaaaaaacacacacacatttggaGCCCAAATGTGCCAAGATCTGTACATTTGCCACCGCTCAGAGCCATATTTTTCCCCCTTTTTATTGTGAATGTGAAGGTAAGTAGTTCACCTGATAATCTTTGCGGTTGACATTTGGAACATCCATGTTGTGGGTGGAAGAGCACACATCCTCATACTTGTTCCCAGTAAAGATGTCGATTCCTACTAAGTGAAcctaaaacaaacaagaaaatgatTTAAAACATGCACAGGATAGAGTCAAAGCATGCACATGAAATAAGCACatataccaaatacatgtaaccgTTATCAGAACAATCCAGTCACAGCTTACAGAGTAATGCAGTTCActcacacacaggtacacaaactaacacacacacgtacacaaacttacacacacacgaacaaacacacaggatcaaacacacacatcatcaaacacacacaaacatgacaCGCAAACATACAATAAAACATAACTTTTTGGGTAATAATGCTTCACATTACAAATTTTGTAGTTTCCTACCTTCCCAGTCTCCGACGTGGTCATTTCCACGATTTGGCAGGGATGGTTCTTCAGTATCACGTGACCGTTCTTACGCAGAGCGGAGCACTGCTGCGGGAAGGTTGTAGAAGCACCAGATTGGGCAGCATCAAAATCTCCGTCAAGGTCTGCCATTGTTGTACTGGGTAAGCTGTTTAAAGTAGGAAAAATGAGGTGAATAAAGGGCTTTCAAATCTCACCTCTACTGTTATTTATTCTCAGGTGTCAATAGTTAGATCCCGTTCATAACAGGATTTGCAAATCAGGATTCACGCAGGCATGGGACTGATCGCGTTTTGATCCGCAAAAACTCCAGAATTCCATGGATCGGGATTACCCCCATCCTTGTAGTCGGATTCGGGTCGTCCAGAACTGTTTTCACTCTGGAAATCTTTTATGAAGCACACTTTCGACTATGACAACATGCACTGTGCACCTGCAAAGTAAATTTCCCTGACACTGTGACAGCTGACCCAAAAAAGCGTATTGAGCTTTTAAAAGTTGTCTGAATGCTCCCCAAAAGTTGTCACTTTTCTGTCCAAATTTGCCCAAGGGCACGATACATGTTGCAACCTGCAGTGCACTAGTGCTCATGCTGTTTATGATGCAGCTGTAaacgtggcgtcgtgtggcgcaagcgTAGAGCGCGTGGCTGTCAAAGAATGGGACCCgagatctaatcccaggttttgcccagagacatgtccgaacttgcgccccgacgctgtgcccttggaaaaggcacttaacacgactttcctcacttcactcaagtgtaaatgagtacctagctcatctagggttagggacgtccctcggataggacgttaaatggaggtcccgtgtttgaggagagtcacacctagagcacgtaaaagaacccaccacatctttcgaaaaagtgtaggggcatgccccggtgtgagtggatcaaaacattccggccttaATGGgatagggaatttcccgagcagccttcgtaacccctgcttctcctaatgggtcagtgaagtcatgcttgtctcgagcattgatgtttctgacctagggcgaagagatgctgctacagtaagaattagttcagtgctctgatgagtggccccctacggccttgcactgagcgagtttgttaacaaaaaaaaacatagttcCTTATTGCGCGGCGTCACATACGCTTAAGGTAGAACCTAACATTACACCGGTAATGCCTAGAGTGTTTGGTAAGATGCTCAATCTGAAAGAGCATGGGCATTTTCATGGAAAAAAATGGTTTTGTAATGCTATGACTATATGAGTATGATTCGTCTTTGCCCGATTTGAAAATTCCTTCGTGGAGGAATACCTCTGGTATTGTACAAGCTTGTGAGCGATGTGTCTATTGTTAAATATTGTATTAATCAGCACTGGACTCCAGACACAGGCAACGCCCTGCTACTATCATGTATAATATGCCTGCTCATCAAACATGCCTTCAATTTAAGTTTTAGCTTGAGATGCCGTGGGGCATTTTGAGTTATGCCACAAAACAGACAAgtcttttatttcaatttctttacaAACAATATTAGAGAAGACAGGGATTCTGAGTTCATTTTAATGTTCCCCTTACAATCCATAGGTGATGATCAGGGCAATTTTTGCAGTGCAAATGTATAGTAAGTTGATGGCAACAGTACAGAAACCCAATAAAATTGAAAATCAATATGTTACAACCTTAAACTTGGACAGGGAAGAATGCTAATGCTAAAGATGCGCCACTGGAATTACAGTCAAAACGGAAgtaaaatgttggaaataaaTTATCCCTGAGGAGCTGGACACAAACTCAATCTCAGTTCTTGGATTTAAACTTGAGGTACTGAACTGGACGATCAAGTTGAATCAACGTGAAAACAGATTCTAGGACAAAGTTTATACCTTGGACTGGTACACACACTTTCAGTGAGTGAATATAGCTGACTTCCAAGTTTTCCCTTCTACTAAGTTCTAGCCCTCTATTTTTGGGATTTCAAAATTTAACTCAACAATATTTCTTTACTTTCCATAAagcttgtctttttttaaaagcgTGAACCAACTTCAAGTGTGTCACTGTCAGAGTTGTAGTGGCCATGGCCATTGAGGCACATATCGGGTGTTTCAACCtcactgaaaaaaattaatgcaAGTGTATTatacatacacaaagaaggaaacATTGGTACACATGCCACTGCTTTTCTTTAAGATTGACAAAAAGAGTACGGAAAAGGGAAATCAAAACTCTTCCCACGtgtaaaataattcaaaatcCTTGGAAATGCCACGTTATAATGTTATGCGTGATAAGTTTGTGTTACGGTGACCCAGAGGTGACCAGGCATCAGAAATAGCTCTAAAATAGCCAAAGTTTTGAATGGGAAGGGGATGTTCTCTCTCAGCCTTAAATACACCGTGGTTTGTCTAGAATATGCTGAAAATTTGATATTCGATAGCAAATCTTGgaggtgtcaaaggtcatctcagCAGATAGAAACCGCTGCACATGCCACATATCAGCCGGATATAAGGAGACTTGTACAGTTTTacttcataaaaaaaaaaaagatacacggGGCCCAACGACACCATACGAGTGTACCCTGCGCTGTACATGCTTTTAAAAGCAAGGAGTAACGGTGAGGTTTTACAAGACAAGT
Proteins encoded in this region:
- the LOC136443496 gene encoding eukaryotic translation initiation factor 5A-1-like isoform X3; translated protein: MADLDGDFDVAESGASQTFPQQCSALRKNGHVMLKNHPCKIVEMSTSETDKHGHAKVHITGIDIFTGNKYEDVCLSTHNMDVPNVNRKDYQLNNIDDSYMSLMDDSGDQREDLKVPNNDLGKDIMSRFEKGETFNVTVLKACDTEMVIGIKIQTS
- the LOC136443496 gene encoding eukaryotic translation initiation factor 5A-1-like isoform X1 — protein: MFFLVWGSHTVAEYSRRGLTNAFSLMLDELILRLRFRKPRTPLALLVTLLMCVSQAMSQCPNSLPSTTMADLDGDFDAAQSGASTTFPQQCSALRKNGHVILKNHPCQIVEMTTSETGKVHLVGIDIFTGNKYEDVCSSTHNMDVPNVNRKDYQLNNIDDSYMSLMDDNGDQREDLKVPNNDLGKKIMSKFEKGETFNVTVLKACDTEMVIGIKSQTS
- the LOC136443496 gene encoding eukaryotic translation initiation factor 5A-1-like isoform X2, whose protein sequence is MFFLVWGSHTVAEYSRRGLTNAFSLMLDELILRLRFRKPRTPLALLVTLLMCVSQAMSQCPNLPSTTMADLDGDFDAAQSGASTTFPQQCSALRKNGHVILKNHPCQIVEMTTSETGKVHLVGIDIFTGNKYEDVCSSTHNMDVPNVNRKDYQLNNIDDSYMSLMDDNGDQREDLKVPNNDLGKKIMSKFEKGETFNVTVLKACDTEMVIGIKSQTS